The region AAGGTCTGTGTAACCGTGAGGTGAGTGGCTGAGGAGAAAGGAGATGGCAGATAAGATAACGGGGAGAGAGCAATGCGAAGAGTGGAGATGTGAACGTGGTACTGAAATCAGCAAGGGCAGTGCTTTAGAGAGTGACACGAGCTAGAAGTGAGACGGTGACGTGAAGGGGCGTGATTTAGGGTTAGTAAATGATAGCAACAGTGAGAGGGGTGGCTGACAGTGGTCTTACATGAGATTCACTGCCGCATCTTTTCAGGGAGAAAGAAGAGGTGGGGAGTGTTCTAGAATTGGCAGTGAGAGGAAAGGGCATTGCCTGCCGTATGTCCAGGCCTGAAGATGCTGGGAGCTGAGGGGAGGTTGGAAGGCGAAAACCAGCTCCTTTGAGAGAGCTGGAGGGGAACAGAGACGGGAACTATCAGAAGACGTGGAGGGTGTAGGTTGGTTTTGCCAAGCTTCCCATTTCCAGGGGAAATAGAAAGTACAGTGGCTTTAGGAGTTGAAAAAGGGTGGAATTTGGGGACAGAATCCTTCATATACAGAGCCTTATGGGAATTAGAGTACAAGGGAGGTGGAGGTGATGGCCTGGAGTCTGTGACTTCTTACAGTGACTCATTTAATCAGGGATAAAGGGTATAATGAGATTAGTTCTGGTGAACTCAAGGCAGATGGTGGTGGCAAGCTTGTGACTGTCTTGGGGTAGGAGAGATGGGTGTCTGCGGCTCCCTTCTTCTTGGTACTTGTCTTTGGAGGTTAGGAAGTCTAGGAAAACTGGGTCCAGCTCTGAGCAAGCATACCCCTACTTGACCTCTGTGGTTGGTAGGGAGAAGGCCttgaggcaggggctggggatgAGGGTCGGCGAGGAAGTGGGGGAAAGGTCCCAGTCCTGATGCTCGGGATTTCCTCTCCACCCCTTCCCAGGAGGGGAGCCTCACTTCATAGTGCAGGGCTCCCTCTTGAGCTCTGATACTTTAGCTATAAGATTAGTAAGGATAAACCTATCTTCACGTGTtcgttaaatatttattaatacttcTTCTGAAGAGTGCTTGTTACTATCCTTTGCCCATTATCTACTAGGCTGATTTTCAGTACTGTTTTTAAAGAAGCCGTGgtatgtttcttcatttcttcaaatctttaaaaaatatatctgttacagttgacccttggacAACATGGGTTTGAGTTGCACTggtccacttatatgcagattgtTTTCAGTAGTAGAGGCTGCAGTACTCTGTGTCCCGAGTTGGTTGAATTTGCGGATGCAGACCCTCAAATACAGAGGGACCACGTATACAGATCGCCAACTACAGCTGCCTGGAGGGTCAGTTCCCCTGTGCCCCAGCTGCAGTAAATTTTTACAGGTTTCTTCTTATATAGTTCTtaattttattcctaggtattgaGTAATCTTTGTTACTGTTGAAATAAGATCTTTCAAAATTactattaatacatttttatttctggcaTAAGAGAAAGGTAgcttttttctttatgtaattATCTTGTATGTGACTACTTAATTCTCTCTGTGAGTTGTGTTTTCCCTAAATTTGCCTGTAGGTATTCTTGTTTCTCAGGCTCTGAACATGGGTGTGCACTGTTAGAGCTATATTTGGGCAGCCTGGGgtaccttggagaaggagatggcaacccactccagtattcttgcctgggaaatctcatggacaaaggagcctggcaggctaaagtctgtgggatcgcaaagagtcggacacagctgagtggctaacactttgacTGGGTGGTGGCCTTGCAAGGGGAACATGACCACCACTGGTAACCTTATTTCTGTGGGACATTTTGCTCTGAACACCAAATCACAAGTGACTTCTCGAATGCAGCTCTGTTTAGAGACTGTGAACTGCCTTTACTTTCCTGAATCTGTTCGAATTTCAGGAACATGAGGACCATCCTCGGAGAGGCCGGGAGGATCGGCCACACCGAGAAACCTCAGGACAGGAACACAAGCGAGCTCGGAACAGCGACCGGGACAGGCACCGCGGCCATTCCCACCAGAGGAGAAGCTcaggagagaggcctggcagcGGGCAGCCTCAGGGACGTGATCGAGATGCTCAGAACCTGCAGGCTCAGGAAGCCGAGCGGGAGTTCCACAATGCCCGGCGCCGCGAGCACCGCCAGAAGAATGAAGTTAGTGCTGGCAGTAATGCGTCTCAGGACGCACTGCCTCGGCCTGGACCTGGAGGCAACAGCAAGGACAAAGAGGTGCCTGTGAAAGAGAAGCCAAGCTTCGAACTTTCTGGGGCACTTCTTGAGGACACTAACACCTTTCGGGGTGTAGTTATTAAATATAGCGAGCCCCCGGAAGCACGTATCCCCAAAAAACGGTGGCGTCTCTACCCCTTTAAAAATGATGAAGTGCTTCCAGTGATGTACATCCACCGACAGAGCGCTTACCTCCTGGGCCGGCACCGCCGCATCGCAGACATTCCCATCGATCACCCCTCCTGTTCAAAGCAGCATGCCGTCTTTCAGTACCGGTAAGTGTCCATCTGCGGAGGAAACCAAGGTGCCAGCAGAAGCCTGCCGTCTTGGCTAGTTAGGATTACTGAGATCTGTGCACGTGTGTTTGCACAAGAAGCCCATATCCCTCATACgtaatagtatttttttaatttttatttttttggctgaacCTGCTTGgtttatgggattttagttccccatcCGGGGATCGAAACCAGGCCCTTGTCAGTGAGAGCGTGGAGTTCTAGCCCCTGGACTGGCAGGGAATTTCTTCTAATATTAGTCTTAAGGAGTATTATTCATCTAATGTGTAATCACTTTATATAAATAATTGCCAACACTTGTGTAAGAGGATTGAAGTTGGTGTCCGAAATCCAGATTTTGAATCTTGCCAATGCCACTTACCTGGGGCCAGCCgcttttctgggcctcagtttctacGTCCCTCGCAGGGCTGTTACGATAGGTAAATGGAAATAAAGCTGAGAGTGGAAATAAAGCTAAGAATGGAAATAAAGCTGAGAGTGCCTGGCATGTGTTAGCTGAGTCTCTTGGCAGTTTCTGTAGTACATCTGTTACTGTTGGATGCTCACAACAATCCTGTGGGGAGGCGAGGACTGGTATTAAtaccccatttaacagatgagacgATGGAGCCCAGCAAAGCCAGGTGGCCTGCCTAATAAATAATCACTCAGGTAGCATGCTGGCTCAAATTGGTTTTGATCTGAACAATTTTGATCATCTTATCTGTCCCCTTGACTCCGAAGTCCAAATACACTGGTTTATTCCTATTGGGACAGAAGCTAAAATATGTTGAAATATAGGTAAAAGAAGCATTGTGTTGATTATTAACAATACaaaaaatgtcaaattttattattttttatttttaaaagccagaacATTTATTGCGCTACTAATTGTTGAAATCCTTAGGATGAACTGGATGCTGCAACAGCCGCTCGCTTGGGTTTAGGTGTTGTTCCTTCACGGAATCCATGCCTGAATCTGTGGCATACAATTTTTAGGTGCCTCATTCAACCAGTCCCGGTGGTATTTCGTCTTTTAGCTTTAGCACTCCAATTATACTTTCTCTTTCGCTTGGCAGGGTAGCCACACTTGCCACAGGTCGACTTCTGAAGGTGGTAGGCCTTAGAGCCACAGCAGCAGCATAGCGTGTGCGTCTTATTCCGACGCTTTCCAAACGATGACGTTCCCTTCGTCATCTTGCTTCTGCCACCGagaccaaagaggaaaaaaaaaaatttcttaaccaTGGCAAGTGGCTTTGGATTCTGCATTTTAAGCTTTGGTCTACCATGAATCCCTTCCTCCCAGTGACCAGTTCTCACCGATTTAACTTGCTCCCAATTTCAAAATCCATGACTGTGCCTCCCATTGATTTCTACAGTTTGAACTTGAACTGAGTCTAAGCCAGGTATTTACATTGTCCAGACTGTTAGCAAAGAGCTGGAGGATCTGAGGCTGGATTTCCCTCACAGATTTCTCTACTTTACCTCCACTAGGCTTGTGGAGTATACCCGTGCTGATGGGACAGTTGGCCGCAGGGTGAAGCCCTACATCATTGACCTTGGCTCAGGCAATGGAACATTCCTGAACAACAAGCGAATTGAGCCACAGAGATACTATGAACTGAAGGAAAAGGATGTCCTTAAGTTTGGGTTCAGCAGTAGAGAGTATGTTCTGCTCCACGAGTCCTCTGACACCTCTGAAGTAGACAGGAAAGAAGACGAGGATgacgaggaagaggaggaggtgtCTGACAGCTAGCGAACTGAAAACAACCCAGACTCTCGGGAGACCTTTTCTTTGTGCGAAGGCTTTGGGACTGACTCACGGGGCACCGCTGTGCTCTCTGTAATGCCTCTTACTGCCTTAAGTCTTTCTTCTGTTGCTGACCAGCTTATGtttcagtgtaaaaaaaaaagacttaggtTTGGTTGAACTTCTATCTGTGACACATTGGCCACATGCCTGTGGGCATTTATTTCCCGAACAGTCTCACCGACACATCGTGTTTTAGTAGAAGCATCGTGGCTTGAGTTGGTGCTTTCAGAACTGCTGCCTAGGAAACTATAAACCTTTGGTTAAGGGGGAATTGTGGCTTGTTTTCTTTGTACAGTTACTTTATTTATATAGTTGTTAAGCTTTGTGGACCGGGTTTGTTTTTATCTTGGGGGCAAACCCCTGAACAGAGAATCTTACTAAGCTTTGGTTA is a window of Muntiacus reevesi chromosome 1, mMunRee1.1, whole genome shotgun sequence DNA encoding:
- the SNIP1 gene encoding smad nuclear-interacting protein 1 isoform X1; protein product: MKEVKSERERGSRRRHRDGDVVGIAPAVVVKQERLSPESAPPVHRRPDSSGGSPSPPAGESGRPSHRGNRARGGSRSPAKKKNKSSGRRSKSPRSKRSRSPHHSAIRVKQEHEDHPRRGREDRPHRETSGQEHKRARNSDRDRHRGHSHQRRSSGERPGSGQPQGRDRDAQNLQAQEAEREFHNARRREHRQKNEVSAGSNASQDALPRPGPGGNSKDKEVPVKEKPSFELSGALLEDTNTFRGVVIKYSEPPEARIPKKRWRLYPFKNDEVLPVMYIHRQSAYLLGRHRRIADIPIDHPSCSKQHAVFQYRLVEYTRADGTVGRRVKPYIIDLGSGNGTFLNNKRIEPQRYYELKEKDVLKFGFSSREYVLLHESSDTSEVDRKEDEDDEEEEEVSDS
- the SNIP1 gene encoding smad nuclear-interacting protein 1 isoform X2; translated protein: MKEVKSERERGSRRRHRDGDVVGIAPAVVVKQERLSPESAPPVHRRPDSSGGSPSPPAGESGRPSHRGNRARGGSRSPAKKKNKSSGRRSKSPRSKRSRSPHHSAIRVKQEHEDHPRRGREDRPHRETSGQEHKRARNSDRDRHRGHSHQRRSSGERPGSGQPQGRDRDAQNLQAQEAEREFHNARRREHRQKNEVSAGSNASQDALPRPGPGGNSKDKEVPVKEKPSFELSGALLEDTNTFRGVVIKYSEPPEARIPKKRWRLYPFKNDEVLPVMYIHRQSAYLLGRHRRIADIPIDHPSCSKQHAVFQYRYFMEPASAHNCTGGPWPLPAGADCMSQEAEMGRGSVSWETTLTSPRNMYRTILIIVAVLQLHVFI